The segment TAAAATTCCCTCAAATCTCCCTACTCGCTACCTTCTCTAATAGTTCTTCAGCATGTTTTAATGATGTGGGTGAGATTTCGTGTCCGTCTAAAAGAAGGGCTAATTCGTTCAGCCGGGCGGTTTTATCCAATTTGCGAACATAAGTTTGTGTTTTACTTCCTACAACCTTTTTTTCAACATAGAGATGAATTTGGGCATAAGCGGCGATTTGAGGTAAGTGTGTAATGCAAATTACCTGCCGACTATGACTTATGTGTTTTAACTTTGCCCCGACTTTCTGCCCAATTGTTCCCCCAATCCCGGTATCTATCTCATCAAAGATAAGTGTTGGAATTTCATCTACCTGGGCTAAAATAGTTTTTATGGCTAACATCACCCGTGAAATCTCTCCACCTGAAGCAATATCGGCTAATGGTTTCAATGCCTCACCAACATTAGGAGAGATTAAAAATTCGATGAGGTCTGCACCTGTTGAAGTTACCTTAACAGGCATACCATCAAGTTTAATCAAACTATCGCTTTGCTGTTTTGCCTCTATCTTTACTTCAAATTGTGCCTTTTTCATCCCTAAATCAGATAATTGGAGAATTATCTCATTGGCTAATTTATGGGCTACTTCTTTTCTTTTTTGCGATAACTTATTTATCTTTACCTCTAATAAAACGGTTATTTCCGCAAGTTGTTTCTTGAGATTGTCAATCTCTTCTTCATTATAGGTAATTGAATTTATCTGGGTAGTTATTTTCTCCTTGTATTCAAGGATGGCTGAAATTGTCCCTCCATATTTTCGTTTTAATTTACTCATCAAATCTAATCTTGATTCAATCTCTTCTAATTTAGCCGGGTCAAATTTAATCTTTTGAGTATAATTATCTACCTGCCTGGTTAGTTCTTCTAATTGGTAGTAGAGATTTTGAGCCATCTGCAAGGGTTCTTTTAATGATGGGTCGAGTTCGGTTATTTCGGATAACTTCTTTTGAACCTGATAGAAGTTGGCATTGATTGCCTCAGTGCCATAAAGCAGGTGATAGGTTTCTTGTGCCAGGATATGAAGTTTCTCTGCATTTCGCAGGATTTTTACCTCCTGTTCTAATTCTTCATCCTCCCCCGGGGTAAGGTTTGCCTGGTCGATTTCTTCATGCTCAAATTTTAACAAATCAAGTTGCCTGACTCTTTCCTGGTTCTCAAAAGAAAGTGTGTTTAATCGGTCAATTAGTGCCGTAAATTGTCTATAAATCTGGTTGACTTCTCTGCTTAATTCATTAAATTCACCGTATTCATCCAACAGGTTTAATTGGGTATTTTGATTAAGTAAAGATTGATGTTGGTGTTGGCCATGAATATCGACTAAATTTTCTCCGAGCTGGGCTAACACATTTAGAGTAACTAACTTACCGTTAATTCGGCACAAGTGTTTTCCAGAGGATAAAATTTCCCGTTCAAGAAGGAGATTTTGGTCTGATAATGGGATACCGTAGGTTTCTAAGAGATTTTTTATCACGGAGTTCTCTTTGATTTCAAATAAGGCAGAAATGACACTTTTTTCACTTCCAGTCCGAATGTAGTCAGTTTTTACCCGCTCACCTAAAACCGTATTAATGGCGTCAATAATGATGGTTTTGCCTGCCCCTGTTTCACCAGTAAAAATATTAAGTCCAGGAGAAAACTCTATTTCTAAATCATCAATTAATACAAAATCTTTGATATGTAGTCGAGAAAGCATACTTAACCTTGATTTTCTTCCTTTAATGTTGTGGTCACA is part of the bacterium genome and harbors:
- the recN gene encoding DNA repair protein RecN → MLSRLHIKDFVLIDDLEIEFSPGLNIFTGETGAGKTIIIDAINTVLGERVKTDYIRTGSEKSVISALFEIKENSVIKNLLETYGIPLSDQNLLLEREILSSGKHLCRINGKLVTLNVLAQLGENLVDIHGQHQHQSLLNQNTQLNLLDEYGEFNELSREVNQIYRQFTALIDRLNTLSFENQERVRQLDLLKFEHEEIDQANLTPGEDEELEQEVKILRNAEKLHILAQETYHLLYGTEAINANFYQVQKKLSEITELDPSLKEPLQMAQNLYYQLEELTRQVDNYTQKIKFDPAKLEEIESRLDLMSKLKRKYGGTISAILEYKEKITTQINSITYNEEEIDNLKKQLAEITVLLEVKINKLSQKRKEVAHKLANEIILQLSDLGMKKAQFEVKIEAKQQSDSLIKLDGMPVKVTSTGADLIEFLISPNVGEALKPLADIASGGEISRVMLAIKTILAQVDEIPTLIFDEIDTGIGGTIGQKVGAKLKHISHSRQVICITHLPQIAAYAQIHLYVEKKVVGSKTQTYVRKLDKTARLNELALLLDGHEISPTSLKHAEELLEKVASREI